A genomic stretch from Onychostoma macrolepis isolate SWU-2019 chromosome 02, ASM1243209v1, whole genome shotgun sequence includes:
- the klhl40a gene encoding kelch-like protein 40a gives MASLSVDPVTEPRMYQQTLLQDGLCDLLDANKFVDCVLKIKDKEFPCHRLVLAASSPYFKAMFLSDLEESKKREIILKDIEPGVMGMILRYIYTSDISLTEHNVQDIFMAANMYQIPSIFSVCVSYLQQKLVLSNCLAIFRLGLLLDCPRLAMEARDFICDRYALIIRDQDFHQLGPSELAAIITCDSLNVEREELVFESLMDWVEYDTGERLNDLPQLLHCVRFRLMPSSYFKEKVEGHRLIRTNQELKKELQIIKDAQKGLLHRVKRVKKEGEKVDSEDEDEEGLLPGILNDNPRFGMFQTDLLLMISDTGTVAYDIGVNECYVASSSTEIPKNHCSLVTKENQIFVAGGLMYNEENKEQPFSSYFLQFDPMSSGWLGMPSLPDPRCLFGLAEAENSIYVVGGKELKEGERALDSVMIYDRQSFKWGESDPLPYAVYGHGIVSHKGLVYVIGGKTESKKCLRRVCVYNPSKFEWKDLAPMKTARSLFGTAVHKNKIYVVTGVTDNGLTSSVEVYDIASNSWSEFVEFPQERSSLNLIELGGCLYAVGGFAMMPNETTEKLEPTEMNDIWRFEEEENCWNGILREISYAAGATVVGVRLNTLRFTKM, from the exons ATGGCCTCCTTGTCAGTGGACCCAGTGACGGAGCCACGGATGTACCAGCAAACGCTCCTACAAGATGGGCTCTGTGATCTCCTGGATGCTAACAAGTTTGTGGACTGCGTTCTGAAGATCAAAGACAAAGAGTTTCCTTGTCATCGGCTAGTGCTAGCCGCTAGCAGCCCTTACTTCAAAGCCATGTTCCTTTCAGACCTGGAAGAGAGCAAAAAGCGGGAGATTATTCTAAAAGACATCGAACCTGGAGTCATGGGAATGATCCTGAGGTACATATACACCTCGGATATCAGCCTGACTGAGCATAACGTCCAGGACATTTTCATGGCGGCCAACATGTACCAGATTCCATCAATCTTCAGCGTGTGTGTGTCGTATCTGCAGCAGAAGCTGGTTCTCAGTAATTGTCTGGCCATCTTTAGACTGGGACTGTTGCTGGACTGTCCACGTTTGGCTATGGAGGCTCGGGACTTCATCTGTGACCGGTATGCCCTCATCATTCGGGACCAGGACTTCCATCAGTTGGGTCCCAGCGAGTTGGCGGCTATCATCACATGTGACTCACTGAATGTGGAACGAGAAGAGTTGGTGTTTGAATCTCTCATGGACTGGGTGGAGTACGACACGGGCGAGAGATTGAATGACCTGCCACAACTTCTACACTGCGTACGTTTCCGTCTAATGCCGTCGAGTTACTTTAAAGAGAAAGTTGAGGGCCACAGATTGATCAGGACGAATCAGGAGCTCAAGAAGGAGCTTCAGATCATCAAGGATGCACAGAAAGGATTGCTACACAGGGTCAAAAGGGTCAAGAAGGAAGGCGAGAAGGTAGATTCTGAGGACGAGGATGAGGAGGGTTTGCTGCCGGGAATCCTAAATGACAATCCACGTtttggaatgttccaaacagACCTTTTATTGATGATTAGCGATACAGGAACGGTAGCGTATGACATTGGCGTAAATGAGTGCTACGTGGCGTCTTCATCCACTGAGATCCCTAAGAACCACTGCAGTCTTGTCACGAAGGAAAATCAGATATTTGTCGCTGGAGGTCTGATGTACAATGAAGAGAACAAAGAACAGCCGTTCAGTTCGTACTTTCTTCAG TTTGATCCCATGAGCTCTGGATGGTTGGGGATGCCCTCACTACCAGACCCTCGCTGTCTGTTTGGTCTGGCGGAGGCTGAGAACTCCATCTATGTGGTGGGAGGAAAAGAGCTGAAGGAGGGAGAACGTGCACTAGATTCTGTTATGATCTACGACAGACA GTCATTCAAATGGGGAGAGTCAGACCCTCTTCCATATGCAGTTTATGGACATGGAATTGTTTCACACAAAGGACTGGTCTATGTGATAGGTGGAAAAACCGAGAGCAA GAAATGCCTGAGGAGAGTATGTGTCTATAACCCCTCTAAGTTTGAATGGAAGGATCTGGCACCCATGAAAACCGCCCGCTCGCTGTTCGGCACTGctgttcacaaaaacaaaatctacGTGGTGACTGGAGTCACTGATAATGGCCTGACTAGTAGTGTGGAGGTCTATGACATCGCCAGCAACTC CTGGTCGGAGTTTGTGGAGTTTCCTCAGGAGAGAAGCTCTCTTAACCTGATCGAACTGGGCGGCTGCTTGTATGCTGTGGGGGGTTTTGCTATGATGCCCAATGAGACCACAGAAAAACTGGAGCCCACTGAAATGAATGACATATGGAG GTTTGAGGAGGAGGAGAACTGCTGGAATGGGATCCTGAGGGAGATCAGTTATGCTGCAGGGGCCACAGTGGTTGGAGTGCGTCTGAACACCTTGAGATTCACAAAGATGTGA
- the hhatla gene encoding hedgehog acyltransferase like, a isoform X1, whose product MGIKTALPKTELYLYTAVLSLALLWAGSWIIESSSENVNRKAFRENVKPGWHYFGRKMDVSDFEWVMWFTTFRNHILFALSGHVIFAKICSMLSPKKIGIDLFKNRSLIYMLYGSLAVLITMGWTYISLIMSHCIILYSVALVKRKWLCFVAGLTSLATFKMEPFNTWQEGIVTGSFDLQDVLFYGGCGFSIMRCMSFALENCEKKDGNYSFMDLIKYNFYLPFFFFGPVMTFDRFHEQANNPNLTRKEREMWNITIHALVHLGAILVVDVFFHFLYILTIPNDLKLLKQMSDWSLAGLAYSNLVYDWVKSAVMFGVINTVSRLDHLDPPQPPKCITMLYVFAETHFDRGINDWLCKYVYDYIGENHDAIFKELLATICTFAVTTLWLGPCELVYIWSFFNCFGLNFELWVAKLFSLPPFSTIERNLVSEAMSRRIRGLFNAVNFWQIVLYNILALNSLDFAQLVAKRLLLKGFPLSTLSVLFVTYCGVQLIKERERKQALLDDPEPVPPTEAGKQKAE is encoded by the exons ATGGGGATCAAGACAGCCCTTCCCAAGACTGAGCTGTACCTCTACACTGCTGTCCTCTCTCTAGCGCTCTTATGGGCAGGCAGCTGGATCATTGAGTCCTCCAGTg AGAATGTGAACAGAAAGGCATTTAGGGAGAATGTGAAACCAGGATGGCACTACTTTGGCAGAAAAATG GATGTGTCAGATTTTGAATGGGTAATGTGGTTTACCACTTTCCGCAACCATATCCTGTTTGCCCTCTCCGGTCATGTGATCTTTGCTAAGATCTGCTCAATGCTGTCTCCAAAG AAGATTGGTATAGATTTATTCAAG AACAGATCTTTGATCTATATGCTGTATGGATCTCTGGCTGTGCTGATTACTATGGGATGGACATACATCTCTCTCATCATGTCTCACTGCATCATCCTCTACAGCGTGGCCCTTGTCAAGAGGAAGTGGCTCTGCTTTGTGGCTGGACTTACCAGCCTGGCAACTTTCAAAATGGAGCCCTTTAACACCTGGCAG GAAGGCATTGTGACAGGCTCTTTTGATCTCCAAGATGTCCTGTTCTATGGAGGCTGTGGCTTCTCCATTATGCGCTGTATGAGCTTTGCCCTAGAGAACTGTGAGAAGAAAGATGGTAACTACAGTTTCATGGATCTGATCAAGTACAACTTCTACCTCCCCTTCTTCTTCTTTGGACCTGTTATGACCTTTGATCGATTCCACGAGCAG GCTAACAACCCTAACTTGACtcgtaaagagagagagatgtggaaCATCACCATTCATGCTTTGGTGCACCTTGGGGCTATTTTGGTGGTGGATGTTTTCTTCCATTTCTTGTACATTTTGACCATCCCTAACGATTTGAAGCTTTTGAAGCAAATGTCTGACTGGTCTCTGG CTGGTTTGGCGTACTCCAATCTGGTGTATGACTGGGTGAAGTCAGCCGTCATGTTTGGTGTCATTAACACGGTATCCAGACTGGACCATCTTGACCCTCCTCAGCCTCCTAAATGCATCACAATGCTCTATGTCTTCGCTGAAAC GCACTTTGACAGAGGAATCAATGACTGGTTGTGCAA ATATGTCTATGACTATATCGGAGAAAACCATGATGCCATCTTCAAGGAGCTTCTTGCAACCATTTGCACCTTTGCTGTCACAACTCTGTGGCTCGGACCCTGTGAGCTGGTTTACATCTGGTCTTTCTTTAACTGCTTTGGCCTGAACTTTGAACTGTGGGTGGCTAAATTATTTTCTCTGCCACCGTTCTCCACCATTGAG CGGAATCTTGTGTCTGAGGCAATGTCACGTCGAATCAGGGGCTTGTTCAACGCTGTTAACTTCTGGCAAATTGTCCTGTACAACATCCTGGCGCTGAACAGTCTGGATTTTGCTCAGCTGGTTGCTAAGAGGCTGCTTCTTAAAG GCTTCCCCTTGTCCACTCTCTCGGTGCTGTTTGTGACTTACTGTGGCGTGCAGCTGATAAAGGAGAGAGAGCGAAAGCAGGCTCTGCTGGATGATCCGGAACCAGTGCCGCCCACAGAGGCGGGCAAACAGAAGGCCGAGTAA
- the hhatla gene encoding hedgehog acyltransferase like, a isoform X3 translates to MGIKTALPKTELYLYTAVLSLALLWAGSWIIESSSENVNRKAFRENVKPGWHYFGRKMDVSDFEWVMWFTTFRNHILFALSGHVIFAKICSMLSPKNRSLIYMLYGSLAVLITMGWTYISLIMSHCIILYSVALVKRKWLCFVAGLTSLATFKMEPFNTWQEGIVTGSFDLQDVLFYGGCGFSIMRCMSFALENCEKKDGNYSFMDLIKYNFYLPFFFFGPVMTFDRFHEQANNPNLTRKEREMWNITIHALVHLGAILVVDVFFHFLYILTIPNDLKLLKQMSDWSLAGLAYSNLVYDWVKSAVMFGVINTVSRLDHLDPPQPPKCITMLYVFAETHFDRGINDWLCKYVYDYIGENHDAIFKELLATICTFAVTTLWLGPCELVYIWSFFNCFGLNFELWVAKLFSLPPFSTIERNLVSEAMSRRIRGLFNAVNFWQIVLYNILALNSLDFAQLVAKRLLLKGFPLSTLSVLFVTYCGVQLIKERERKQALLDDPEPVPPTEAGKQKAE, encoded by the exons ATGGGGATCAAGACAGCCCTTCCCAAGACTGAGCTGTACCTCTACACTGCTGTCCTCTCTCTAGCGCTCTTATGGGCAGGCAGCTGGATCATTGAGTCCTCCAGTg AGAATGTGAACAGAAAGGCATTTAGGGAGAATGTGAAACCAGGATGGCACTACTTTGGCAGAAAAATG GATGTGTCAGATTTTGAATGGGTAATGTGGTTTACCACTTTCCGCAACCATATCCTGTTTGCCCTCTCCGGTCATGTGATCTTTGCTAAGATCTGCTCAATGCTGTCTCCAAAG AACAGATCTTTGATCTATATGCTGTATGGATCTCTGGCTGTGCTGATTACTATGGGATGGACATACATCTCTCTCATCATGTCTCACTGCATCATCCTCTACAGCGTGGCCCTTGTCAAGAGGAAGTGGCTCTGCTTTGTGGCTGGACTTACCAGCCTGGCAACTTTCAAAATGGAGCCCTTTAACACCTGGCAG GAAGGCATTGTGACAGGCTCTTTTGATCTCCAAGATGTCCTGTTCTATGGAGGCTGTGGCTTCTCCATTATGCGCTGTATGAGCTTTGCCCTAGAGAACTGTGAGAAGAAAGATGGTAACTACAGTTTCATGGATCTGATCAAGTACAACTTCTACCTCCCCTTCTTCTTCTTTGGACCTGTTATGACCTTTGATCGATTCCACGAGCAG GCTAACAACCCTAACTTGACtcgtaaagagagagagatgtggaaCATCACCATTCATGCTTTGGTGCACCTTGGGGCTATTTTGGTGGTGGATGTTTTCTTCCATTTCTTGTACATTTTGACCATCCCTAACGATTTGAAGCTTTTGAAGCAAATGTCTGACTGGTCTCTGG CTGGTTTGGCGTACTCCAATCTGGTGTATGACTGGGTGAAGTCAGCCGTCATGTTTGGTGTCATTAACACGGTATCCAGACTGGACCATCTTGACCCTCCTCAGCCTCCTAAATGCATCACAATGCTCTATGTCTTCGCTGAAAC GCACTTTGACAGAGGAATCAATGACTGGTTGTGCAA ATATGTCTATGACTATATCGGAGAAAACCATGATGCCATCTTCAAGGAGCTTCTTGCAACCATTTGCACCTTTGCTGTCACAACTCTGTGGCTCGGACCCTGTGAGCTGGTTTACATCTGGTCTTTCTTTAACTGCTTTGGCCTGAACTTTGAACTGTGGGTGGCTAAATTATTTTCTCTGCCACCGTTCTCCACCATTGAG CGGAATCTTGTGTCTGAGGCAATGTCACGTCGAATCAGGGGCTTGTTCAACGCTGTTAACTTCTGGCAAATTGTCCTGTACAACATCCTGGCGCTGAACAGTCTGGATTTTGCTCAGCTGGTTGCTAAGAGGCTGCTTCTTAAAG GCTTCCCCTTGTCCACTCTCTCGGTGCTGTTTGTGACTTACTGTGGCGTGCAGCTGATAAAGGAGAGAGAGCGAAAGCAGGCTCTGCTGGATGATCCGGAACCAGTGCCGCCCACAGAGGCGGGCAAACAGAAGGCCGAGTAA
- the zbtb47a gene encoding zinc finger and BTB domain-containing protein 47 isoform X2: protein MLIVEKTAEHPSAEFSLVEDVALHCTFLMDRLNKQRLFQPDLCDVDIVLLHHQTSFQAHKGVLAAYSPFFHSLFASSKELRRVELSLETLKPQGLQQILNFIYTSKLLVSSCNAQDVLKAATVLQMSNIATSCSELITRGSLEISPSVDQAKQEVGAQSWSNSNSVNSNFQMEIKQEKDPTCARIYGGKSEVNPYAVQVGDRHPVQVGGCKVEGKEMENPKDSEDLDSFNREQIIVELNLNNQTLNVSKGLEGNVAALSPSGQQLPGKGRRSDEIVEESRDNVALEEEEDEGEQSEDDDVRLEGTSEEEGEHTLPAFMSERPVGQNRASADAVAMVSRKNSMRERQETAHGGSSEELLDQDSLKFQSFTCVRCPKTFNNRWYLEKHMNLSHNRMHICDKCGKRFLMESELLLHQQTDCEKSIQCLTCGKAFRKLWSLHEHNKIVHGYAEKKYTCEICEKKFYTMAHVRKHMVAHTKEMPFTCETCGKSFKRSMSLKVHSLQHSGEKPFQCEVCSERFQYKYQLRSHMSIHIGHKQFMCQWCGKDFNMKQYFDEHMKTHTGEKPYICEICGKSFTSRPNMKRHRRTHTGEKPYPCEVCGQRFRFSNMLKAHREKCSQVRNPPLLDSSAITNQTQAAANQELPVGMETLRDISPHLHGVVSFPSSMLHSVDGGPSHSQLRSLTPLYSAGRTDSRNL from the exons ATG CTCATAGTGGAGAAAACTGCTGAGCATCCATCTGCAGAGTTCTCCCTCGTTGAGGATGTGGCTCTTCACTGCACCTTTTTAATGGACAGGTTGAACAAGCAGCGTCTGTTTCAGCCAGACCTATGTGACGTAGACATCGTCCTCCTGCACCACCAGACTTCTTTCCAGGCCCATAAGGGTGTCCTAGCAGCCTACAGCCCCTTCTTCCACTCGCTGTTTGCGTCGAGCAAGGAGCTGCGGCGCGTGGAACTCTCTCTGGAGACCCTCAAGCCTCAAGGCCTGCAGCAGATCCTCAACTTCATCTACACCTCCAAGCTGCTGGTCTCCAGCTGCAATGCCCAAGACGTGCTCAAGGCTGCCACGGTGCTCCAGATGAGCAACATCGCCACTTCCTGCAGCGAGCTCATTACCAGAGGTTCGCTGGAAATCAGTCCCAGTGTGGACCAAGCCAAACAGGAAGTCGGCGCTCAGAGCTGGAGCAACAGCAACTCGGTGAACTCCAACTTTCAAATGGAGATCAAGCAAGAGAAGGACCCCACCTGTGCCAGGATCTATGGAGGGAAAAGTGAAGTGAACCCATATGCTGTTCAGGTTGGCGATAGGCACCCAGTGCAAGTTGGCGGTTGTAAAGTAGAAGGGAAGGAAATGGAAAACCCGAAGGactctgaagaccttgattcaTTTAATAGAGAGCAAATTATTGTGGAGCTGAACCTGAACAACCAAACACTTAATGTGTCTAAAGGTTTAGAGGGAAACGTGGCAGCTCTGTCGCCCTCAGGACAACAGCTTCCTGGCAAAGGAAGGAGGAGTGATGAGATTGTTGAGGAATCAAGAGACAATGTGgctttggaggaggaggaagatgaAGGTGAGCAAAGTGAAGATGATGATGTGAGACTTGAAGGCACCAGTGAAGAGGAAGGTGAACACACATTACCTGCATTCATGTCTGAAAGACCAGTAGGACAAAACCGGGCCTCTGCTGATGCTGTAGCGATGGTCTCCAGGAAAAACAGTATGAGAGAGAGGCAGGAGACGGCTCATGGAGGGAGCAGTGAGGAGCTTCTGGACCAGGATAGCTTGAAGTTTCAGAGCTTCACCTGTGTGAGGTGCCCCAAGACATTCAACAACCGTTGGTATCTGGAGAAACACATGAACCTGTCACATAACCGCATGCATATCTGTGACAAGTGTGGCAAACGCTTCCTTATGGAGAGCGAGCTACTGCTGCATCAGCAGACCGACTGTGAGAAGAGCATACAG TGTCTAACGTGTGGAAAAGCTTTCAGGAAGCTCTGGTCGCTCCATGAGCACAATAAGATTGTTCATGGCTATGCTGAGAAGAAGTACACTTGTGAGATCTGTGAGAAGAAATTCTACACAATGGCTCATGTACGCAAGCACATGGTTG CCCACACAAAAGAGATGCCATTTACCTGTGAGACATGTGGCAAGTCATTTAAAAGGAGCATGTCTCTGAAGGTCCACTCTCTCCAACATtcaggagagaagcctttcCAGTGTGAG GTCTGCAGTGAGCGTTTTCAGTATAAGTACCAGCTGCGCTCTCACATGAGCATCCACATCGGACACAAGCAGTTTATGTGTCAGTGGTGTGGGAAAGACTTCAATATGAAACAGTATTTTGATGAACACATGAAGACACACACAG GAGAGAAACCATATATTTGTGAGATCTGTGGGAAGAGCTTCACAAGTCGTCCCAATATGAAGCGGCACCGGCGTAcgcacaccggagagaagccttacCCCTGTGAAGTATGTGGCCAGCGCTTCCGCTTCTCCAACATGCTGAAAGCCCACCGAGAGAAGTGTTCCCAGGTCAGGAACCCTCCCCTGCTGGACTCCTCTGCTATAACCAATCAAACACAAGCTGCTGCAAACCAAGAACTGCCGGTCGGGATGGAAACACTGAGGGATATTAGCCCACATCTGCATGGCGTGGTCTCTTTTCCATCATCTATGCTCCACTCAGTGGACGGGGGTCCGTCACATTCTCAGCTGCGTTCCCTTACGCCGCTCTACTCTGCTGGAAGGACAGACTCCAGGAACCTGTAA
- the zbtb47a gene encoding zinc finger and BTB domain-containing protein 47 isoform X1, producing MVLIVEKTAEHPSAEFSLVEDVALHCTFLMDRLNKQRLFQPDLCDVDIVLLHHQTSFQAHKGVLAAYSPFFHSLFASSKELRRVELSLETLKPQGLQQILNFIYTSKLLVSSCNAQDVLKAATVLQMSNIATSCSELITRGSLEISPSVDQAKQEVGAQSWSNSNSVNSNFQMEIKQEKDPTCARIYGGKSEVNPYAVQVGDRHPVQVGGCKVEGKEMENPKDSEDLDSFNREQIIVELNLNNQTLNVSKGLEGNVAALSPSGQQLPGKGRRSDEIVEESRDNVALEEEEDEGEQSEDDDVRLEGTSEEEGEHTLPAFMSERPVGQNRASADAVAMVSRKNSMRERQETAHGGSSEELLDQDSLKFQSFTCVRCPKTFNNRWYLEKHMNLSHNRMHICDKCGKRFLMESELLLHQQTDCEKSIQCLTCGKAFRKLWSLHEHNKIVHGYAEKKYTCEICEKKFYTMAHVRKHMVAHTKEMPFTCETCGKSFKRSMSLKVHSLQHSGEKPFQCEVCSERFQYKYQLRSHMSIHIGHKQFMCQWCGKDFNMKQYFDEHMKTHTGEKPYICEICGKSFTSRPNMKRHRRTHTGEKPYPCEVCGQRFRFSNMLKAHREKCSQVRNPPLLDSSAITNQTQAAANQELPVGMETLRDISPHLHGVVSFPSSMLHSVDGGPSHSQLRSLTPLYSAGRTDSRNL from the exons ATGGTA CTCATAGTGGAGAAAACTGCTGAGCATCCATCTGCAGAGTTCTCCCTCGTTGAGGATGTGGCTCTTCACTGCACCTTTTTAATGGACAGGTTGAACAAGCAGCGTCTGTTTCAGCCAGACCTATGTGACGTAGACATCGTCCTCCTGCACCACCAGACTTCTTTCCAGGCCCATAAGGGTGTCCTAGCAGCCTACAGCCCCTTCTTCCACTCGCTGTTTGCGTCGAGCAAGGAGCTGCGGCGCGTGGAACTCTCTCTGGAGACCCTCAAGCCTCAAGGCCTGCAGCAGATCCTCAACTTCATCTACACCTCCAAGCTGCTGGTCTCCAGCTGCAATGCCCAAGACGTGCTCAAGGCTGCCACGGTGCTCCAGATGAGCAACATCGCCACTTCCTGCAGCGAGCTCATTACCAGAGGTTCGCTGGAAATCAGTCCCAGTGTGGACCAAGCCAAACAGGAAGTCGGCGCTCAGAGCTGGAGCAACAGCAACTCGGTGAACTCCAACTTTCAAATGGAGATCAAGCAAGAGAAGGACCCCACCTGTGCCAGGATCTATGGAGGGAAAAGTGAAGTGAACCCATATGCTGTTCAGGTTGGCGATAGGCACCCAGTGCAAGTTGGCGGTTGTAAAGTAGAAGGGAAGGAAATGGAAAACCCGAAGGactctgaagaccttgattcaTTTAATAGAGAGCAAATTATTGTGGAGCTGAACCTGAACAACCAAACACTTAATGTGTCTAAAGGTTTAGAGGGAAACGTGGCAGCTCTGTCGCCCTCAGGACAACAGCTTCCTGGCAAAGGAAGGAGGAGTGATGAGATTGTTGAGGAATCAAGAGACAATGTGgctttggaggaggaggaagatgaAGGTGAGCAAAGTGAAGATGATGATGTGAGACTTGAAGGCACCAGTGAAGAGGAAGGTGAACACACATTACCTGCATTCATGTCTGAAAGACCAGTAGGACAAAACCGGGCCTCTGCTGATGCTGTAGCGATGGTCTCCAGGAAAAACAGTATGAGAGAGAGGCAGGAGACGGCTCATGGAGGGAGCAGTGAGGAGCTTCTGGACCAGGATAGCTTGAAGTTTCAGAGCTTCACCTGTGTGAGGTGCCCCAAGACATTCAACAACCGTTGGTATCTGGAGAAACACATGAACCTGTCACATAACCGCATGCATATCTGTGACAAGTGTGGCAAACGCTTCCTTATGGAGAGCGAGCTACTGCTGCATCAGCAGACCGACTGTGAGAAGAGCATACAG TGTCTAACGTGTGGAAAAGCTTTCAGGAAGCTCTGGTCGCTCCATGAGCACAATAAGATTGTTCATGGCTATGCTGAGAAGAAGTACACTTGTGAGATCTGTGAGAAGAAATTCTACACAATGGCTCATGTACGCAAGCACATGGTTG CCCACACAAAAGAGATGCCATTTACCTGTGAGACATGTGGCAAGTCATTTAAAAGGAGCATGTCTCTGAAGGTCCACTCTCTCCAACATtcaggagagaagcctttcCAGTGTGAG GTCTGCAGTGAGCGTTTTCAGTATAAGTACCAGCTGCGCTCTCACATGAGCATCCACATCGGACACAAGCAGTTTATGTGTCAGTGGTGTGGGAAAGACTTCAATATGAAACAGTATTTTGATGAACACATGAAGACACACACAG GAGAGAAACCATATATTTGTGAGATCTGTGGGAAGAGCTTCACAAGTCGTCCCAATATGAAGCGGCACCGGCGTAcgcacaccggagagaagccttacCCCTGTGAAGTATGTGGCCAGCGCTTCCGCTTCTCCAACATGCTGAAAGCCCACCGAGAGAAGTGTTCCCAGGTCAGGAACCCTCCCCTGCTGGACTCCTCTGCTATAACCAATCAAACACAAGCTGCTGCAAACCAAGAACTGCCGGTCGGGATGGAAACACTGAGGGATATTAGCCCACATCTGCATGGCGTGGTCTCTTTTCCATCATCTATGCTCCACTCAGTGGACGGGGGTCCGTCACATTCTCAGCTGCGTTCCCTTACGCCGCTCTACTCTGCTGGAAGGACAGACTCCAGGAACCTGTAA
- the hhatla gene encoding hedgehog acyltransferase like, a isoform X2, with translation MGIKTALPKTELYLYTAVLSLALLWAGSWIIESSSENVNRKAFRENVKPGWHYFGRKMDVSDFEWVMWFTTFRNHILFALSGHVIFAKICSMLSPKIGIDLFKNRSLIYMLYGSLAVLITMGWTYISLIMSHCIILYSVALVKRKWLCFVAGLTSLATFKMEPFNTWQEGIVTGSFDLQDVLFYGGCGFSIMRCMSFALENCEKKDGNYSFMDLIKYNFYLPFFFFGPVMTFDRFHEQANNPNLTRKEREMWNITIHALVHLGAILVVDVFFHFLYILTIPNDLKLLKQMSDWSLAGLAYSNLVYDWVKSAVMFGVINTVSRLDHLDPPQPPKCITMLYVFAETHFDRGINDWLCKYVYDYIGENHDAIFKELLATICTFAVTTLWLGPCELVYIWSFFNCFGLNFELWVAKLFSLPPFSTIERNLVSEAMSRRIRGLFNAVNFWQIVLYNILALNSLDFAQLVAKRLLLKGFPLSTLSVLFVTYCGVQLIKERERKQALLDDPEPVPPTEAGKQKAE, from the exons ATGGGGATCAAGACAGCCCTTCCCAAGACTGAGCTGTACCTCTACACTGCTGTCCTCTCTCTAGCGCTCTTATGGGCAGGCAGCTGGATCATTGAGTCCTCCAGTg AGAATGTGAACAGAAAGGCATTTAGGGAGAATGTGAAACCAGGATGGCACTACTTTGGCAGAAAAATG GATGTGTCAGATTTTGAATGGGTAATGTGGTTTACCACTTTCCGCAACCATATCCTGTTTGCCCTCTCCGGTCATGTGATCTTTGCTAAGATCTGCTCAATGCTGTCTCCAAAG ATTGGTATAGATTTATTCAAG AACAGATCTTTGATCTATATGCTGTATGGATCTCTGGCTGTGCTGATTACTATGGGATGGACATACATCTCTCTCATCATGTCTCACTGCATCATCCTCTACAGCGTGGCCCTTGTCAAGAGGAAGTGGCTCTGCTTTGTGGCTGGACTTACCAGCCTGGCAACTTTCAAAATGGAGCCCTTTAACACCTGGCAG GAAGGCATTGTGACAGGCTCTTTTGATCTCCAAGATGTCCTGTTCTATGGAGGCTGTGGCTTCTCCATTATGCGCTGTATGAGCTTTGCCCTAGAGAACTGTGAGAAGAAAGATGGTAACTACAGTTTCATGGATCTGATCAAGTACAACTTCTACCTCCCCTTCTTCTTCTTTGGACCTGTTATGACCTTTGATCGATTCCACGAGCAG GCTAACAACCCTAACTTGACtcgtaaagagagagagatgtggaaCATCACCATTCATGCTTTGGTGCACCTTGGGGCTATTTTGGTGGTGGATGTTTTCTTCCATTTCTTGTACATTTTGACCATCCCTAACGATTTGAAGCTTTTGAAGCAAATGTCTGACTGGTCTCTGG CTGGTTTGGCGTACTCCAATCTGGTGTATGACTGGGTGAAGTCAGCCGTCATGTTTGGTGTCATTAACACGGTATCCAGACTGGACCATCTTGACCCTCCTCAGCCTCCTAAATGCATCACAATGCTCTATGTCTTCGCTGAAAC GCACTTTGACAGAGGAATCAATGACTGGTTGTGCAA ATATGTCTATGACTATATCGGAGAAAACCATGATGCCATCTTCAAGGAGCTTCTTGCAACCATTTGCACCTTTGCTGTCACAACTCTGTGGCTCGGACCCTGTGAGCTGGTTTACATCTGGTCTTTCTTTAACTGCTTTGGCCTGAACTTTGAACTGTGGGTGGCTAAATTATTTTCTCTGCCACCGTTCTCCACCATTGAG CGGAATCTTGTGTCTGAGGCAATGTCACGTCGAATCAGGGGCTTGTTCAACGCTGTTAACTTCTGGCAAATTGTCCTGTACAACATCCTGGCGCTGAACAGTCTGGATTTTGCTCAGCTGGTTGCTAAGAGGCTGCTTCTTAAAG GCTTCCCCTTGTCCACTCTCTCGGTGCTGTTTGTGACTTACTGTGGCGTGCAGCTGATAAAGGAGAGAGAGCGAAAGCAGGCTCTGCTGGATGATCCGGAACCAGTGCCGCCCACAGAGGCGGGCAAACAGAAGGCCGAGTAA